In Synechococcus sp. CC9616, the following are encoded in one genomic region:
- a CDS encoding GNAT family N-acetyltransferase produces the protein MTPIRLVHHAPGAPGLRLLGLGPDLRPSRALIKLQRLFDRHAFWARGRSFAQLRHLLAGSNAVVSLWRGKRLVGFGRATSDGFSRAVLWDIVVAGDLQGHGLGRRVIEELLHSPPVVGVERVYLMTTYSADFYRQLGFQDANPQQLMVLRR, from the coding sequence TGACCCCGATCCGGCTGGTTCACCATGCCCCCGGTGCTCCCGGGCTGCGCTTGCTCGGTCTCGGACCAGATCTTCGCCCCAGCCGGGCGCTAATCAAGTTGCAGCGACTGTTCGATCGCCATGCTTTCTGGGCCCGCGGCCGCAGCTTTGCCCAGCTGCGGCACCTGCTGGCCGGCAGCAATGCTGTAGTGAGCCTATGGAGGGGCAAGCGGCTAGTGGGCTTCGGGCGGGCCACCTCCGATGGTTTCAGCCGTGCCGTGCTCTGGGACATTGTGGTAGCTGGAGATCTCCAGGGCCATGGATTGGGCCGCCGGGTGATCGAAGAACTGCTGCATTCTCCGCCCGTGGTGGGCGTTGAACGGGTCTACCTAATGACTACCTACAGCGCCGACTTCTACCGGCAACTGGGCTTCCAGGATGCGAATCCCCAACAGTTAATGGTGCTGCGCCGCTAA